From the genome of Vicia villosa cultivar HV-30 ecotype Madison, WI linkage group LG2, Vvil1.0, whole genome shotgun sequence, one region includes:
- the LOC131647210 gene encoding putative germin-like protein 2-1, whose protein sequence is MKNSYLILTAFLALASCAFAFDPSPLQDFCVAINDTKNGVFVNGKFCKDPKLATANDFFFSVKEGNTSNSLGSKVTPVAVNEILGLNTLGISLARIDFAPRGLNPPHTHPRGTEILVVLEGTLYVGFVTSNPQNRLITKVLNKGDVFVFPIGLIHFQLNVGYGNAVAIGGLSSQNPGVITIANAVFGSNPKISSEVLTKAFQVDNNIVDNLQKQFWFDNN, encoded by the exons ATGAAGAATAGTTACTTGATTTTAACAGCATTCTTGGCCTTAGCATCCTGTGCCTTTGCATTTGATCCCAGCCCTCTACAAGACTTTTGTGTAGCTATCAATGACACCAAGAATGGTG TGTTTGTTAATGGAAAATTCTGCAAAGATCCAAAACTTGCCACTGCAAATGACTTCTTTTTCTCAGTGAAAGAAGGAAACACATCAAATTCACTAGGCTCAAAAGTGACACCGGTTGCGGTTAATGAGATATTAGGATTAAATACTCTCGGTATTTCTCTTGCTCGCATTGACTTTGCACCTAGGGGACTAAATCCTCCACATACTCATCCAAGAGGCACTGAGATTCTTGTAGTTTTGGAGGGTACTCTCTATGTTGGTTTTGTTACTTCTAACCCACAAAACCGTCTCATCACAAAAGTACTCAACAAAGGAGATGTATTTGTGTTCCCTATTGGTCTCATTCACTTTCAATTGAATGTGGGATACGGAAATGCGGTTGCCATTGGTGGACTTAGCAGTCAGAATCCAGGAGTTATCACAATTGCGAATGCTGTATTTGGATCTAATCCaaaaatttcttcagaagttctcacAAAGGCTTTTCAAGTAGACAACAACATCGTTGACAATCTTCAGAAACAGTTTTGGTTTGACAACAACTAG